From Tripterygium wilfordii isolate XIE 37 chromosome 13, ASM1340144v1, whole genome shotgun sequence, the proteins below share one genomic window:
- the LOC120012253 gene encoding transcription factor bHLH48-like isoform X2 translates to MLPIEGPEVRSCPNRPEPDDTALESLQLGEEIQQLRTVPVENASSFTALLELPPTQAMALLHSTETGESPAVHAAIKKRIIKDGIKPYPHGNLTFPITSTPIERPARVAVLAKENHSPELNSLPSNHSGDLEKTVKNEPAETESFPNLSQQLVSEPTVENKSQNQTQRSVKRKEREKKGKWSAKKRKCAANEGSDDAEKLPYVHVRARRGQATDSHSLAERARREKINARLKLLQELVPGCNKISGTALVLDEIINHVQSLQRQVEFLSVRLAAVNPRIDLNLDSILNAEPEVQVNENGLQAQSQWHFDALHPPVWGREEDSHNFINSENSLLSYDDSANSASLHLNQLTMEP, encoded by the exons ATGCTGCCAATTGAAGGACCTGAAGTTAGATCCTGCCCTAACAGACCTGAACCAGACGATACAGCGCTGGAGTCGTTGCAATTAGGAGAAGAAATCCAGCAATTGAGGACCGTACCAGTAGAAAACGCAAGCTCCTTCACTGCGCTCCTCGAGCTACCGCCCACTCAGGCCATGGCGCTTCTCCACTCGACGGAAACCGGCGAATCTCCGGCGGTTCATGCGGCTATTAAGAAACGCATTATCAAGGACGGTATAAAACCGTATCCACATGGTAATTTGACATTTCCAATAACCTCTACTCCGATCGAGCGCCCCGCTAGAGTCGCCGTCCTCGCTAAAGAGAACCACTCACCAGAATTGAACTCTTTGCCGTCTAATCACAGCGGGGATCTCGAGAAAACAGTTAAGAACGAGCCGGCCGAGACCGAATCATTCCCCAATTTGTCGCAGCAGCTGGTATCCGAACCGACGGTGGAGAACAAAAGCCAGAATCAGACCCAGAGGTCGGTGAAGAGAAAGGAGCGAGAGAAGAAG GGCAAATGGTCTGCCAAAAAGAGAAAGTGCGCCGCAAACGAGGGCTCCGATGACGCAGAGAAGCTTCCTTACGTGCACGTCCGTGCTCGTCGTGGTCAAGCCACCGACAGCCACAGCTTAGCAGAAAGA GCgaggagagagaagataaaCGCGAGATTGAAGCTACTGCAAGAGCTGGTCCCGGGCTGCAACAAG ATTTCGGGTACAGCGTTGGTGTTAGATGAAATCATCAACCATGTACAATCTCTACAGCGTCAAGTAGAG TTTTTATCTGTGAGGCTGGCAGCGGTCAACCCAAGAATCGATCTCAACCTTGACAGTATATTGAATGCAGAA CCTGAAGTCCAAGTCAATGAAAACGGTCTACAGGCCCAATCGCAATGGCATTTTGACGCTCTTCACCCACCAGTTTGGGGAAGAGAAGAAGACAGTCATAACTTCATTAATTCTGAGAACTCACTTCTGAGCTATGACGACTCTGCAAATTCAG CATCTCTGCACTTGAATCAATTGACAATGGAGCCATGA
- the LOC120012253 gene encoding transcription factor bHLH48-like isoform X1: MLPIEGPEVRSCPNRPEPDDTALESLQLGEEIQQLRTVPVENASSFTALLELPPTQAMALLHSTETGESPAVHAAIKKRIIKDGIKPYPHGNLTFPITSTPIERPARVAVLAKENHSPELNSLPSNHSGDLEKTVKNEPAETESFPNLSQQLVSEPTVENKSQNQTQRSVKRKEREKKGKWSAKKRKCAANEGSDDAEKLPYVHVRARRGQATDSHSLAERARREKINARLKLLQELVPGCNKISGTALVLDEIINHVQSLQRQVEFLSVRLAAVNPRIDLNLDSILNAESGSVMDNNFPNMVMPLMQPEVQVNENGLQAQSQWHFDALHPPVWGREEDSHNFINSENSLLSYDDSANSASLHLNQLTMEP; this comes from the exons ATGCTGCCAATTGAAGGACCTGAAGTTAGATCCTGCCCTAACAGACCTGAACCAGACGATACAGCGCTGGAGTCGTTGCAATTAGGAGAAGAAATCCAGCAATTGAGGACCGTACCAGTAGAAAACGCAAGCTCCTTCACTGCGCTCCTCGAGCTACCGCCCACTCAGGCCATGGCGCTTCTCCACTCGACGGAAACCGGCGAATCTCCGGCGGTTCATGCGGCTATTAAGAAACGCATTATCAAGGACGGTATAAAACCGTATCCACATGGTAATTTGACATTTCCAATAACCTCTACTCCGATCGAGCGCCCCGCTAGAGTCGCCGTCCTCGCTAAAGAGAACCACTCACCAGAATTGAACTCTTTGCCGTCTAATCACAGCGGGGATCTCGAGAAAACAGTTAAGAACGAGCCGGCCGAGACCGAATCATTCCCCAATTTGTCGCAGCAGCTGGTATCCGAACCGACGGTGGAGAACAAAAGCCAGAATCAGACCCAGAGGTCGGTGAAGAGAAAGGAGCGAGAGAAGAAG GGCAAATGGTCTGCCAAAAAGAGAAAGTGCGCCGCAAACGAGGGCTCCGATGACGCAGAGAAGCTTCCTTACGTGCACGTCCGTGCTCGTCGTGGTCAAGCCACCGACAGCCACAGCTTAGCAGAAAGA GCgaggagagagaagataaaCGCGAGATTGAAGCTACTGCAAGAGCTGGTCCCGGGCTGCAACAAG ATTTCGGGTACAGCGTTGGTGTTAGATGAAATCATCAACCATGTACAATCTCTACAGCGTCAAGTAGAG TTTTTATCTGTGAGGCTGGCAGCGGTCAACCCAAGAATCGATCTCAACCTTGACAGTATATTGAATGCAGAA AGTGGATCTGTAATGGATAATAACTTCCCCAACATGGTTATGCCTTTGATGCAGCCTGAAGTCCAAGTCAATGAAAACGGTCTACAGGCCCAATCGCAATGGCATTTTGACGCTCTTCACCCACCAGTTTGGGGAAGAGAAGAAGACAGTCATAACTTCATTAATTCTGAGAACTCACTTCTGAGCTATGACGACTCTGCAAATTCAG CATCTCTGCACTTGAATCAATTGACAATGGAGCCATGA
- the LOC120012028 gene encoding UBP1-associated protein 2C-like: MEDSKKRKMEETDNDGESTTQEELRLLLDPLAKSQLVDLLSRLGTQYPSVAEEIKGLACADPVHRKLFVRGLAWNTTSDTLCDAFRMHGEIEEGAVIYDKVTNKSRGYGFITYKHMESAHIALRAPSKVIDGRMAVCNLACEGLNGASGTPDLAQRKLYIGGLSPNVTSEMLLSFFGRHGDIEEGSVAYEKDTNESRGFGFVTYKTVEAAKKAIDDPQKTLGGRNIIVKLADSKGKTVQTHLSAGMVPVPMPLGAVYSQPGKAYTGSAPLGYTYPQPVASYSNPSYPSPPTVPVPYPAQSQVSYAPGAVKKDPIGPPPMAPTGMGGYPYYLGRQ, encoded by the exons ATGGAGGATTcgaagaagaggaagatggaAGAGACGGATAACGACGGTGAATCAACAACGCAAGAGGAGCTGCGGTTGCTTCTTGACCCTCTCGCCAAATCTCAGCTCGTCGATCTTCTCTCTAGACT TGGAACCCAATATCCTTCGGTTGCAGAAGAAATTAAAGGTCTAGCCTGTGCAGATCCTGTCCACCGAAAGCTTTTTGTCCGTGGCTTAGCCTGGAATACTACTTCAGATACCTTGTGTGAT GCATTTCGTATGCATGGTGAAATAGAAGAAGGGGCTGTGATctatgacaaagtaactaataaaTCACGTGGTTATGGTTTTATCACTTATAAGCATATGGAGTCAGCTCACATTGCATTGAGAGCACCCAGCAAAGTGATTGAT GGCCGGATGGCTGTGTGTAATCTAGCTTGCGAGGGATTAAATGGAGCAAGTGGTACCCCTGATTTAGCCCAGCGAAAACTCTATATTGGGGGTTTGTCACCAAATGTCACAAGTGAGATGTTGCTTAGTTTTTTTGGGAGGCATGGTGACATTGAAGAAGGTTCAGTTGCATATGAAAAAGATACAAATGAATCACG TGGGTTTGGCTTTGTTACGTACAAGACCGTGGAGGCTGCGAAGAAAGCTATAGATGATCCACAAAAGACCCTTGGG GGGAGGAATATAATTGTGAAGCTTGCCGATTCAAAAGGCAAAACCGTACAGACGCATTTATCTGCAGGTATGGTTCCTGTACCAATGCCTCTGGGAGCTGTTTACTCTCAGCCTGGAAAAGCATATACTGGTTCCGCCCCTCTTGGCTATACATATCCCCAACCTGTAGCATCATATTCAAATCCTTCTTATCCCAGTCCTCCCACAGTACCCGTGCCATACCCAGCTCAATCCCAAGTTTCATATGCACCGGGGGCTGTGAAGAAAGATCCTATTGGACCCCCACCGATGGCACCTACAGGAATGGGTGGGTATCCGTACTACCTTGGTAGACAATAA